GTCTCCGGCACTGAGAAAGTCTCTGTATACTTCATCGACCGGTTTCAACTCCCCGAGCGAGTATCTACCGTTGCTGGATTCCGGTATAGCCCTGTACATTCTAGTTCTTATTTCGTTCAGTTCAAGAGGTGTCGCTTCGTCGATATAATACCGCATCTTTCTCCCGCGAGACAGTGATTATGGATAACATCTCGGCTCACATTCATGTATGATAATAATAACTCATTCAGTGGAGGTGCAGAAGTGAAGAAGCTTCTCACAATAAGTACAATTATCCTGTTTGCCATGGTTTTGTTCGCGCAGTCGGAGTTCATGATACCCCTGAGCACGGCCGATTTTGCCCTCAAAGGCCCGGTGAAATCGATGAAGACAATTTACCCGCAAAGCGATGTAGATCTCGGAGAAGATTTAGTGATGCCCGCGTACGAGGTCATATCTTTCGATAGAGCGGGAAAGATAGTATCTCAGATCTCTTACGATAAGGACGGAAAAGAGATAAATGCCATCCTTTATGGCTACGACGCTCTCGGTAAGCTTTCCGCGATCTCTGGAAGAGAAAACGGCGTGGAACAAATGATAGGGGAATTGACTATCGAAGACGGCAAAATCGTCTCTATCGTTGTCGATGAAGGTGAAGACAAGTCAACCATCACCATGGAGTACGACGAAAACGGCAGACTCGTCGCCCAGATCATAACGGGGATGAGTGAAGGGCAGGAAATGCAGATCGCCGTAAACATGGCCTACGACGAAAGGGGTAACCTGATAGAAGAGTCCATGAGCATGATGGGAATGGTCCTGTCGAAAACGGTTTTTGAATACGACAGCAACAATCTCAAGATAAGAGAACTCGAGTACATGTACATGTTCGCCGAACCGGGCACCGAACCGGAACCTATCGCGTCTCAGTTCGAGTACAACGAAAAGGGAGACGTATCCAAGAAGATAAGCGACAGTTTCTTCAGCGACGATAAGGAAGTCACGGTTTACGAGTACGAATACGATGCGGCGGGCAACTACACTCACATGACGGTCTATTTCCTCTACAGTATTCAGGACCTCGAGAAGGAGAACTGGAAGGAACTGGCAACCGTTGAAAGCGAAGAAACCAGGGAAATAGAGTATTACTGATAACATCCAATAGATCGAAAAAAAAGAGGGCGTTTTCGCCCTCTTTTTTCATCATCGCTCATAACCTGTTCTATGTCCTCAATCTCTCTATCTCAAATCATCCGTCTAGAGTCGGCTCTCGACAGCTTTCCCCTTAAGATCACACTGTGTATGACTATGTGTCTTTCGAGACCTTCATGATTGTATAATTGTCTGTCAAGATGACATATTTACATAGAATCCGTGTAGGCAATACACTGCTCCGCATTCGGGGAAGGTGATACTATGCGGCTGAAACGGGCAATTCTTGTAACGATACTTCTTGCAACGGTCTTTTTTGCACTGTCTGCCTGCTTTCCCAAAGATCCCTTCGCGGCCGCCACAAAGAAGTTCATTGACCTGATAAAAAACGAGGGAGAGCCGGAAGATCCCTTTGTCGGAGTCTGCCTGGCCGAGGTCGGTGTCGGAGATGTCGTCACTTCAGAAAAGGCCGACGGCGGACAGGAATTTCAGTACCAACTACAAGGTCTGGACCAGGCTGGATGGCTATTCTATCTTGACGAGGCTCCGGGAGCTTTCTATGATCATCCTGGGAGATTGGTGGTATTCAGCAAAAACGGGCAGAAAATTTTCGATCAGAAGATCGAAGGCATGCCCAAAGTGAACGACGAAGTGCCCACTCCCTTAATCACGCGTTCAGAGTATATAGCAGGCACTATCTGGGATAAGAGTAAAATCGTTTATCTTCCAATTGCAGACTGGATAGATATCATAATAGCCAGAATAACCCGTAAGGGAGCCGTAATTACCAGCGGTCTTACTCCATCCCAGAGCCTTTACGCCGAAGCCAGGGATGCCAGAGATCTCGTGTCAACTTCCTTCAAGACTCTTATGGGAGCCGATAAAGTGCGCGACGTGAAATACACAGTCGGCGGACCGGCACCCAACTGGACGGCCGTTCAAAACGCAATGAACGATCTCCTGACGAACGAAAAGATAAACCACATGACTCTCTATTTCGTAGCCCACGGCAACATCAACCTGATGAACCTCGGCGGAACCACTTTCTACGCCTCTCAACTCAGAAGCTATATACAGGAACATGCCAACGTGACTTTCTGCATAATCATCGAATCCTGCCACGCCGGGAGCTGGCTCGACGGACTTAAATCAGGTGGTGTGATGCCGGCCAATATCGAGATAGTGATCACAACGACGAGTTCGGCTAAGAGCGCGTACCCCGACTGGGATCACGTTGGCGGCACACTCGCCGACTTCAACCCTGATGACGTTTATGTGGAGTGGACGGGAGACTTTCTGCAGAAAATGGCTTACTTCACCAGTGATGCGCACTGGCCAGAGGTTCAGACCTACGCCTCGACATACTCCACTACCGACATCGCAGCCCTTCTCTACAAGTGCTTCACATCCATAAAAGGAGGGGCTCCCCAGACCACTTCTTTAACACTCACCGAAAGAACCATAGCCGGGTTCATACAGGATCCGAAGGTTTATAAAGACTGGTAATTCAAGTCAAGCGGGCCTCGCCATGGGCCCGCATTTTTATGAGTGAATCGATGAGCAGGCCCTTTGATTTGATTGATTTGCCCATACCGTTTTTGATATAATAATAACGAACATTTTTTATGCACAAAAGTGCGTATACTTTCATAAGGGCGTGATCGACTTGACCGGACTCGAGAGAAATGTAGCAAATCTCTTTTCAAACAAAGGGTGTCTCTTTGTAGTAGCGCTGGATCATCCGCAGTTTTTCGGACCCGTCGAAGGGATAGATAAACCTCTCGAACTCATCGAGAGGCTTTCTATGTCAAAAGCCGACGGCTTCATCTTAAATCCTGGCATAACAAGACTTCTGGATGCCAGCACCGTATCGGGCAAGAAGTTGATCGTGAGATCGTCGATCGGAGGCAGCAGATTCTCCGACTACAAAACTTTTCATCCCGCGGTCGTTTCCGCCGAATCTCTTCTCGATCTCGGCGCCGACGCGGCGATATTGATGCTCGTTCTCGGAGATCGAGACTACGATTCGATGGAGAACGTAGCCCGCGCGATAGACGAATACCACTCGCTATCGATCCCCGTGGTCGTGGAGGTACTGGCCGAGGATTTCAGTAAGACCAGTGATCCCGATCTCGTCAAGACCGGGGCGAGAATAGCGGCCGAACTCGGCGCAGACGTCCTGAAGGTCTTCTATACAGAAGGCTTCGAGGCAGTTGTTCAGGGCTGCCCGGTGCCGGTTATACTGGCCGGAGGACCCAGGAACCTGGATGTTCTCGCGATGGCCAGAAGCGCTGTCAGTTGCGGCGTCAAGGGCTTCGCGTTTGGAAGGAACATCTTCCAGAGCGAAGACCCCGCGAAGTTGATAGACGAGCTCGACGGAATTATCAGGGGGTGAAAACGATCCCGAAATCGATAGACGATCTCCTGATGTACAGGATAGCCAGTATGTACTACAAAGATGATCTCAGCCAGGCACAGATAGCCAGGAGGATCGGTTTGTCCAGGCCTCAGATATCTAGGTACCTGAAACGCGCCAGAGAAACCGGTATGGTTGAGATAAATATAAACGACCCTTACGCGGAAGAGAGCGAGGAGATTTCGAAGAGGATCAAGTCGCTTCTAGGGCTCAAGGACGCCGTTGTGACACCTCTGGAGAGGTCCAAAAACGACGACGAGGAGAAGATCTTCGATTCTATCGCCGCGAAGGCCCGCTCGTATTTGCCCCAGATAATATCGCGTTCCAAGACCGTCGGGGTAGGGTGGGGCAGGACACTATACAGAACAATAATAGCCATGGACCACTTTTCAAGGGAAAGCGATATCGTCTTTGTCCCGCTGACCGGCGCCATAGGGCAGACCGTTCCCTTCTACCAGGTCAACAGCATGGTGGACAGGCTGGCCGAGAAGTTCGGTGCCGGAAGAGTCTTCCTGAATATACCGGCCTTCGCCAACGCCGGAGAGCTTTACCGTTCGGCCATACTCTCGTGCCCTTCCGATTCCGTTGGCGATTACTGGTCGAAACTCGATCTGGCGATC
This portion of the Mesotoga infera genome encodes:
- a CDS encoding RHS repeat domain-containing protein; the protein is MKKLLTISTIILFAMVLFAQSEFMIPLSTADFALKGPVKSMKTIYPQSDVDLGEDLVMPAYEVISFDRAGKIVSQISYDKDGKEINAILYGYDALGKLSAISGRENGVEQMIGELTIEDGKIVSIVVDEGEDKSTITMEYDENGRLVAQIITGMSEGQEMQIAVNMAYDERGNLIEESMSMMGMVLSKTVFEYDSNNLKIRELEYMYMFAEPGTEPEPIASQFEYNEKGDVSKKISDSFFSDDKEVTVYEYEYDAAGNYTHMTVYFLYSIQDLEKENWKELATVESEETREIEYY
- a CDS encoding C13 family peptidase; translated protein: MRLKRAILVTILLATVFFALSACFPKDPFAAATKKFIDLIKNEGEPEDPFVGVCLAEVGVGDVVTSEKADGGQEFQYQLQGLDQAGWLFYLDEAPGAFYDHPGRLVVFSKNGQKIFDQKIEGMPKVNDEVPTPLITRSEYIAGTIWDKSKIVYLPIADWIDIIIARITRKGAVITSGLTPSQSLYAEARDARDLVSTSFKTLMGADKVRDVKYTVGGPAPNWTAVQNAMNDLLTNEKINHMTLYFVAHGNINLMNLGGTTFYASQLRSYIQEHANVTFCIIIESCHAGSWLDGLKSGGVMPANIEIVITTTSSAKSAYPDWDHVGGTLADFNPDDVYVEWTGDFLQKMAYFTSDAHWPEVQTYASTYSTTDIAALLYKCFTSIKGGAPQTTSLTLTERTIAGFIQDPKVYKDW
- a CDS encoding class I fructose-bisphosphate aldolase, whose amino-acid sequence is MTGLERNVANLFSNKGCLFVVALDHPQFFGPVEGIDKPLELIERLSMSKADGFILNPGITRLLDASTVSGKKLIVRSSIGGSRFSDYKTFHPAVVSAESLLDLGADAAILMLVLGDRDYDSMENVARAIDEYHSLSIPVVVEVLAEDFSKTSDPDLVKTGARIAAELGADVLKVFYTEGFEAVVQGCPVPVILAGGPRNLDVLAMARSAVSCGVKGFAFGRNIFQSEDPAKLIDELDGIIRG
- a CDS encoding sugar-binding transcriptional regulator produces the protein MKTIPKSIDDLLMYRIASMYYKDDLSQAQIARRIGLSRPQISRYLKRARETGMVEININDPYAEESEEISKRIKSLLGLKDAVVTPLERSKNDDEEKIFDSIAAKARSYLPQIISRSKTVGVGWGRTLYRTIIAMDHFSRESDIVFVPLTGAIGQTVPFYQVNSMVDRLAEKFGAGRVFLNIPAFANAGELYRSAILSCPSDSVGDYWSKLDLAIIGLGGPKGTLSAEIEPSIVARLREQGAVGDILGQFFKSDGEICVSGMEDNLAGIPIGRLREVENVVCLSGGIEKVEGIIAAARARYFNILITDEKTAGCILKTLEDDR